CTCTTAAAATCAAAACTTGTAATTTGCACAAGCGACAATTGATTCGGGTAGCCTTTTGATATCGTTGTACGAGAAATTGAGATATCTAAGATGTTTTAGATCACCAATGCAATTTGGTACCTCTACAATGTCACAATGACATATTGAGAGCACCCTCAAGTACTTCAATTCCGTTAGCAAGTCATGTAACACCTTGTTGGAAATAGAGAAAGTGTCCCCTCTAAATCCATTATGTAGTAGCATTAAAGTTCTTAGTACCTTCATTCGGTGATATTCTCTTAAGCATTTTGATGTAGCAAAATGCGATGAGATGAATGATGCATAACGAATTTTCCCAAGAGATGTGTCTTCTTCATTAGTTACCAAGTGAGACTCCCTAGAGCTAAAGTATGCACTTCCTGCAATTGACTTTGCTAGATCATTCAAaagatcatgcattgaaaacttAGATGTGTTGAcacttgattgttgaagaaatgatCTGGATACTAACTCATCAAAGTAATTTCGTCCTAATCTAAAATTATTCCCCTTTACTTTTTGTCTATCTAAAAAGCCCTCGGCTATCCATAAGAGTACCAGCTCATCTCTCTCAATTTCGTAATCCTTGGGAAATACTGCACAATAAGCAAAACATCTCATTAAATGGCAAGGAAGATGGACATAACTCAAGTTCAAGGCAGGGAGAACCTCATCATTCTCTGCCATCGGAAGATCCCATATTCTGAAATTTAAGGTATCTTCCCATTCACTGGGATTCCTTTTATTACGTAGGGCACCGCCTAGCATCTTCACCGCCAAAGCTAAACCTTTACATTTTTCAGCTATTTTCTTACCTATTGTTTTAAAATCCGGATGGCTCTCAAAATTTGTTGCTCCAAGAGCATGAAAGGCTAATAAACTTGTACAATTATCAAGCGACAATTCCTTCAAATGATAGGGTGATGCTCTAGTTATGGAAACAATGGCAAGGTTGCGAGTCGTGATGATGATCTTACTCCCCTTAGCCCCCGCTTCAAATGGCTTTAAGATGGTAgtccatttttcatatttctcatTCCATATATCATCtaaaaccacaagaaacttcttcctAGATAGATTGCCCTTCAACTTAACTTGAAGCCCGTTAAGATCTTCACCCTGGCATGACAACCCAGTGATTGACTGCAAAATAGTTTTTGTTATGTGAAGAACATCAAAAACATCGACACGCAAACCCATGCTCTCTTCTTGAAACAACTATATACTCTAACATCATTATACAACCGTTGAGCCAAGGCTGTTTTTCCAACACCACCCATCCCAACTATAGGGATCATGCTCAACATGGCATCGGAATTTTCGACTTCACTAATCAATAGTTTGAGTATTTgtgcttcttccttttctctacCATAAAACTGAGGCTCTGGCAAAGAAGTGGTTAGATCCCTTTTGTTTGTGTAGTTGGATCTATCCACAACATTCTCTCTTAAGCTTAGATGAGCCTTCCTAGTGACAATCACTTTCAACCTGCAACTTATCTCTTGTACCATGGTTTCAAACATGAGCAAGCCTAGGTTTGGATTTGATCCGGAGGATTTATCTTGGCCAAAGAAAGAGAACTTCCATTTTTCCATACATTTGCTTGTGTTGGATTCTGCCTCCAAATTAACTTGAGCCACTTTGATCGCTAACTCATCAATCAAGTCTTCCATATCATAGGCCAAGTCCTTAACACAATCTAGCCACAACTTCACTAGAGGGTTACCACTGAGTTGCTTGTCTTCTGCATCAGTCAGCACTGCATTGATTGTGCCCAGCATCTCATTCCACTCCTTGAGGAGAGCGGTGCTAGTTCCTTCATGTTGTGCATAGACTAATGTGAGAGAAGTCAACTTGCTGAATAAGACCTGAAAGAAGGAACCCATAAAGGAACCCAAAACGATCTCTCCCATTGTCATGGTTGATTTAGTCACTGTAGAGAAAAACAAAGGTGTTATTTTGAAGCGAGgtaaaaatgagtcaatggagagagaaaactatGAAGTCTAGGCAGATCAACATTTTCATTTACCAAAAAGGACATaaaaaagaccaagactttcgaGGAATGCACACCAAAGGTtagacaaataaaaagaaaatagcttTTGTCCACAGGTGCTTGTTTCGTCAATTGTTCGTcaattgttcttctttttcttcatatcGAGACTTTTCTTGCGGGCATCCAAAACCAAGGATAAAATTGGATTTTCCATATACTACCGACTTAGAGCACACGCCTATGTTTGTCAAAAACTTCAGTGCATATTAGTGTTTTGTTGACATTTTTCGCATCCACATGTTGTTAGTATCCTTGAAATTTCAAtgctttgtatttttttattttttttgctttattggTGAGTATGCGATCAATATAGGCTTTTACATAAGATATAAGAAGATTACCGATTCCTCCTTCAATGAGGATGACCATGTGGAGACATcaaagaagtttgttattttattttttatttttttggggggatcAAACCACCATATGCTTTAGGTTGCGAAGTTCTAGATGCATCAGTTTGGGgacaaaaaagagagcaaatggATAGAAATTACTTACCTGTTCCGAGTAGACAACCTGGAGCAGACCGATGAATGCGATTAGATCAATTACAACAATCCAACAAGCACGAGCTCTAGGTTTGAACGAGTAGGAGGAGAACACTATTGAGCACGAGCTCTAGCTTCGAATGAGCAGGAGGAGAACACTATTGAGCCAAGAGATGAGCATAGGTCATGGTGAAGCCAAGTGATAATGAAttaagggagagagaaaactatAAACCATAAAACTCAAGAAGACCGTGACTTGACTAGACTGTATGTTATGACTAGATAGTGAAGCAAACGCGAAAGAGAGCAAATGAGAAGGATAGAGCCTTTGCAAGACGcaaattaattctttttcaCTTCTCACTCCTCCTGGTACAAGCTGATATTCCCCCATCCGAGGTCACTAGGATAACCCACTAGCAATGATAGTGCCTGCATCTTGCCTTGTCCATGACAGGAGCTCTAGCAGCTTGGCAAGGTTATAGTGATAGGACTTGCATACCCTAGATAAATGGTTTCAAGTGGTACTAGATGAACGGCCTTCTCACAATCTTAAATCGAAATTCATTGTGGCAAAAGTGAGGTTTTCATGATCACTTAACAAATCGACAGAGCATAGTCTACCTGATTGCTCATTTGTCTTTCCTTGAtaacagagaaaaagaaaatgcgcTTTGAGATGGTGTGGCAATTTAAATAGAAGAAGAACATAAACTATGAACTTTGACGAGGAAGTCAggtttaaataaattatagtcTACAGGGTTCATTCAAATTTAGTTGTCACATTCACCAACTTGAAAACACTTGTTTTAAATCCTATTTTGTGCATCCTTACAGTAGCTGCTGTTGTCAGAAGTAAGAAAGAATTctcctttgaccaaaaaaacaagaaaaaagaaagaaagattctCCGTTTGACTTTGAATTTAGTCCTCGATCATTGGCATGATGATATAGATGAATCTTTTGAagtgtgtcacaaaaaaaaaaaatagttttgagcaTATCGGTACACCTACCAAAATAAATagccttttgtcttcttttgtcAAGTTGCAGAAGATAAACATAAGCACATCATTTGCCTACCTCAACAGCATTTGCATTTGATCCTCCTTAGAGACTTTGCCAGATAAAGATGACAGTGGGATATTCTGCAAAACAAGCACAGTTTAGAGAATTTAAGTCACGAGGCTagggcattaaaaaaaaaaaaaaagatctttgaaagagaaaacataaCAAGCGCTGAAATTTCAGAAAAGATCTTTGGTAGTGGGATATACTGCAAAACAAGCACAGTTGAGAGAATTCAAGTCAATGGGCTAGAGCACTAAAAAAAGATCTTTGGAAGAGAAAACATGACAAACACtgaaattttagaaataaatatcaatataagagcaacaattcttcatgattATCATGCAAAGCATAGTGCATTTCTATTAGTGGATAGATAACCAATAGTTGGGTCAAACAAAGTTCAAGATATATCATCATCCAGACAGGCACATCCACGCATCACAATTCCAGCACTGTGAGCGAGTCCATGCaagtattatttgttttgaggaatagTCACTCATATGAAACAATGGTGGACTTGCTGGACCACATTGGCATTATAACCATTTCATTGTGTGCTTCCTtatcaaacaaaacaaagcaacCCAGAAGTCTAGCTGGTTTGTGGCAAATTATGTGAAGCTTGTCCATGGACAAAGATGAACTTCCTAGCATCGAGTTGAGGATTCGCAATAGAAATGGATTTTTGAGCAGTGGTAGTAGCATAACGACaagtgtggaagagagaaagaagtccAAACCATTACctcaagaataaaattttatttaatggttaatccatcattaattatgctaatcgtgattaattaatctaatcacgACTAATTAGGCTAATCACGACTAAGTAGACCAATCACGACTAATTAGGCCAATCACAATTAATTAGGCCAAtcacgattaattaaactaaactcaataattagactaactataataaataaaaattaattgacgttaattaaaataattacgattaattaaataaataacaattaaaataaataaattacgattaattaaactaaactcaattaattaatctaaccatggttaattaatctaatcgtaattacttaaattaaccgtaattaaaattaatctaaaccATTCTTAATCGCAATTAagaataaactaaaataaactAATACTAATCGCCGTtaatattaaactaatcatCCTTAAACGCAATTAACGCTCTAATTCATGATTAGGAGGTTAACTCACCAATTTCTGGCAATGGCGAGCCTACGGTGACGTCGAGAATGCGATACTTGTGGCTCAAACGGAGGCTTGAcaatggcggcggcggctctTGAAGCTCACGGCCAGGGGAGGGGGGAGGCTCGGTTCGAGCGGTGGCTCGCAGTGGCTTGAAGCAACGGCGGCACAGACGGCTAAGCAAGCGGCGGCAAGAGGCAATGAGTGAGTGGCGATGTCAGGCGAGCGGCGGTGCAACAGCCCTTGAAGCTCATGGCCAACGGGCCGTGGATGGGGACGCGGCCCTTGTGGTTCCTGCCATTGCGCCACGCAATCCCGTCTCGCCGAAGGTGGGGAGGCCAAGAGGTGGTGATCATGATGGTGAGGGGGCGTTGGGCGTGGAGCGGCGATGGTGCTGGTGGGTGAAGCGGCAGCCAGCAAGAACAgccagcaagaagaagaagaaaggggggttcagccgagagagagggaaggaaaagaagagagagggagagagagagaaagagagagagagaagaaaagataaaagaagggGGCCGCAGGAAACAATGGTGAAGGGGGATGGATGGGGGACGGacggcagagagagaggagaaatgGAAAGGGGGACGGAcggcagaaaaagaaatagtggGGAAAGGAAACGAAAgggagaggagaaggaggagagagaagaagagacaaaagagagggggagaagGGGGATGTCACAGTGAGTGAATCCACGtaagtattatttattttgaggAATAGTCACTCGTATGAAACAATGGTGGACTTGCTGGACCCAACCGTTTCATTGTGTGCTTCCTATCAAACAAAACCGAGCAACCCAAAAGCTGGTTTGTGGCAAATTATATGAAGCTTGTCCATGGACAAACATGAACTTCCTACCATCGAGTTGAGGATTCgtaatagaaattgatttgtgAGCAGCAGTAGTAGCATAACAACaagtgtggaagagagaaaaaaagtccGAATCATTAccttattgacacctaaatttttgcataaatatTGAGttaatttttacccaaaaaataaataaataaaaattacacaacatatagtttagaaacatttaTCTTATTGGACCGCTGGTGAACgtaaattttttcacatattccgctgagatttttcacatatttaggTAATATACGCTAATTGACATATTTtgagtaaaaaagaaattttcggatggaatattcaaaaatataaaagagaatatCGCACAAGATGCAACGATATATTTAGGAGATTATGCGCAAGCAAAATTGGAAACAAATGTTCCTTCGAttttgagagggaaagagagaaaagggaaaaaaaagaaagagggggcaccgcatcgtcttcttcgcgGAGACTCCCGACGCGCCGGCCGTGCGTTGCGCCGGCACTGCGATGCCAGCCACCGCGCCTCTGCACCGCCGCAAATCCGACGACCCGACGCTCCGCTGCTGCTGTTGTGTCTTCGCTGGAGCCCTCCATCGTCCACGAGCTCATAGCTCCGCGTGTCTCCGAAGCCCAGGAGCGACGGCTGCGCCTGACGCCCGACGGCTGCACCTCCACTGCCACTCCGCACCCCTGCGTCCATCATTGCCGCTGCAGCGCCGGTATCATCCCTCACCCGCGACCAGCTGCAGCTCGCCACGAGCCAGCACTCAACGTCCCCCGCTCCAGCCGTGACCCGACGCCGGCAGATCTGAGTCGAGCTCACCTCCGCTGCAACTCGCAAGATCTAACGCCTCCCCACCACCGCTGCAACAATAGTCGCCATTAAGTTTTGAGCATTGATCTTTCAGAATTTTACATTGCATTATACCAAATACTTGAAAGATTTCTGTGAAGACCACTTGATAATCTGtttgagagaggagagattTCTGCGAAGACCACTTGCAaagccatcctctggcaagtaCAGGTAACTATAAAAGATAGCTGtttgagagaggagagattTCTGCGAAGACCACTTGATAATCTTTCCATGTCTCTCATATTTCTCGTCCAAATAGAAATTAGAGACAAAGAAAACATAATACTCCATGCTTCTTACATCCTCCACCGTTAATAGTCTTTCCATTGTCCTcatatttctcatccaaaagTCTGAAACAGGATGAGCAATTagtcctaaataaaatgatCCTTCATGCATAATGAAGAACTGCAAGAGTGATCGAACAAAATTATACACACACCTAAttgactgcaaaaaaaaaaaaaaaagaatcgggATACCCTgttgatgatttttattttttgatgacTAGAAAATTCCTATGATTATGTTAATTAACAAGTATGGGAGACACTGGCGATGGACACTTATTCATACGGGCTGGTATTCTACAAATGTGATGTTAGGAGATCGAATGGCTTGGTACGGGTTGATAACACTTCAGAATGATTGCCTAAACCTGTTGGTATATTTGGAACAGTCAAAATGCAATAACGATTAAACATAAATCACTCCATACTGGAACTGTCACTTCACAGATTAGAAAAAGCTCTTTTAGACTCTGTTGCCTCTTAAAAATGTAAGAGAGCTAAGTCATGATTGGTGGACGAAAGGTCTGTAGAGTAACCTGAGCTAGGTTTTgtggagattaactgtgacaagaGCTCTGGCAGCTTGGTGGGTATATAATGACAAGACTTGCCTACCTAAGATAATTGAATTGCGAATGGTATTGTATGACGACGTTCTTGCAATTTTAAATGAAAGTACTTCATGGCAGACGTGAgacttttaagaaaaagaacttCCTTGTGTTAGATTCTGCCTCTGACTTGGCCTGAGCGGGGTTCCATCTCGAACTCATCGAGCAAGTTTTACATGTCATTGGCCAAATCCCTAAAGTTGTTTAGCCACAGCTTCACCTGACAATTACCGCTTAGTTGCTTTTCCTCTCCATTATCTAGCATTACTTTGATTGTGACCAGCATTCCCTTCCACTCGTCAAGGTGGTGGTGTTGATTCCTTCTCGATGCACATAATTCAATGCCAGAGAACTAAACCTATCAAAAAGGACCTACAAGAAGGAACCCGAAATGACATCTCTAATGGCCATATTTGAATCAATCACTATAAAGAATAACAAATGTTATGATGAAGCAAAGCAATAATGAGTtaatggagagagaaaactatGAAGTTTGGGAAGCTCAAGACTCTTATCTATCAAagggaaaaagtaccaaaaaaatgcttaaacctattgcattggtattaaattagtccaaaatattttcatattggtatcaatttagttcatccaAACAATTTTGGAAATATTGATGTGGACACCGACCATTCGACCAACGCCGacgtaataattttttttttttttttaaattttaaataatttttttctttttccttttttcttttctttttgctcttcttcctccttggatccCCATAGTGGCCGACGAGGCTCTAGTAAGGCCAGAGCAAGGTTGGCCTCACCCGTGGCCCTAGGCAAGGACCATGACTCTCACTAgttgttgttgacacctaaatttcgtttttttaattaggtttttttacatttatttgcctttttcggataataaacaaaacaaataacaaaaacaaccaaaaaaaaacaaataaaaacaagaaaagcaaaaagccaaaaaaaaagcagcagccccctttttttttcttcacgtgggctcgtgcgacttggccccacccccttttctccttctttcttccctcttcttcttcctcactccTTCTTTCTCCGCCTCTCGTAGTTCACGCGCAGAAGATGAAGACACGCAAAGGatggcctacggccgagggaagtaggccgacgtcggccggagaagataagatcgcgagcgccatcaatgccgagcaTGCTTCGCTGgatgagctcggatgggacgccggttcaacCGAGGAGAACCGCTCGGCGCACGaaggggaccggcggtcgaagctccgtcgaccggattccctcgcctataaaagggCACCACCTTCATCGAAGAACGGCACgggcgagctcggagatccttcactgagagacatcgggaaggatTGAAGGGCGAGTGCGGGAGAGaactcgagtcgcgagctcagcccaccttccaccgagagacttcggggaaggccggcCGCAAgcgacttcgagaaggtcagatccggccggtggaggctcggatctggcctgagtgagagaAGATCGAGCCCGAGGGAGGTAGATCCGAGAGCCTGGATCTGTGAAATAAGGGCTGAACGAGGTCAGCCGGAGGAGGGAGGGCCAGATCTGGGAAGCCGGAAGCTCTCCGCCACCTGCGACCACTACTCTGTCGTTGCTGTTCCCCGCCCCGACGCCGCTACTGCCGCAGACCTTGCCGTGCCGCCGTCCTCACGCCTCGTCGCCGCTGCTTTCCCCAACGTCGTCCAAATCTGAGTGAACTTCGGAGAGCAGGGTTCCGTCGCCATCATTGAGCCGTGCCGTCCCCGTCACACCCCCCAACACCGCTGCTGTGGAAAACCCTGCCGTGCCGCCGAGCGCCTTCGCCGCTACTGCCTTCGATCTAGCATtgttgccgtcgccgtccccgttcgagagaaggtaaaaaaagaGCGCCATTAGCGTTATCATTGCCGTCACCGTTGTCGCCTTCATCGTCGCCGCCGTAGTCGCCACCGCCAAGCACCTCGGTCCCCCTTGGCGCcacggattcgcaaaccctagggtttgcgattttccgggtcgccgAGTCGGATCCGGGTCttggaaccgggtagggtttcgcgagattcggggggcggcgggagtcgggtcgcgATTCGGAttcgggtcgggtagggttcgtaGGGAGCCGGGTCGCGGAGCGGGTCAATGGATCCAGTCGTTGGGCCGGGCCGGGTGTCCCCAAACGcccgccacggcgtcgttttaataaaataaaaaaaaaaagaaaaagatgaaaaaacgCGCCCGTCCCGTTTGGGTCGCCGACccggccgggtcggacccaagGACCCAACCcacggatccgacccgggtcggttttattttgttattttaatataaaataattctaataaatattttattttcaaaagaaatcaaaaagtgttttattttaaaaaaaaagattaaaaaatgttttaatttccaaaaaaaaaaaaatatttaaaaatgttgaaaaatgttttattttctaaaaatcgagaaaaatcaaaaataatttattttccaaaaatattttgaaaaatattaaaaaaatattttattttccaaaaaaaaaaaatatgccaaaaataaaaaaaaaagccaaaaattcatgaaaaagccaaaaaaattcagaaaatccaaaaagacttgtgttttttccaaaaaaatcccaaaaaatctcttttgcgtccaaaaattagaaaatgactaaaaaaaaatgtttttcctcccaaaatgcatggaaaatctctcaaacatccaaaaaaagccttagggtttaaacaagattaggtaccgaaagggcattagtgattaactagtgtaatcaagtccccgatgataatttctctagttgcgcaggagcgagtatttctcccgatacttcgcttgggttttta
The nucleotide sequence above comes from Eucalyptus grandis isolate ANBG69807.140 chromosome 2, ASM1654582v1, whole genome shotgun sequence. Encoded proteins:
- the LOC120290519 gene encoding putative disease resistance RPP13-like protein 1, with the protein product MMDAGVRSGSGGAAVGRQAQPSLLGFGDTRSYELVDDGGLQRRHNSSSGASGRRICGGAEARWLVVYSEQVLFSKLTSLTLVYAQHEGTSTALLKEWNEMLGTINAVLTDAEDKQLSGNPLVKLWLDCVKDLAYDMEDLIDELAIKVAQVNLEAESNTSKCMEKWKFSFFGQDKSSGSNPNLGLLMFETMVQEISCRLKVIVTRKAHLSLRENVVDRSNYTNKRDLTTSLPEPQFYGREKEEAQILKLLISEVENSDAMLSMIPIVGMGGVGKTALAQRLYNDVRSITGLSCQGEDLNGLQVKLKGNLSRKKFLVVLDDIWNEKYEKWTTILKPFEAGAKGSKIIITTRNLAIVSITRASPYHLKELSLDNCTSLLAFHALGATNFESHPDFKTIGKKIAEKCKGLALAVKMLGGALRNKRNPSEWEDTLNFRIWDLPMAENDEYFPRITKLREMSWYSYG